Genomic segment of Terriglobales bacterium:
GAGAGTTCCGCGATACTTCTCCACGATCCCGCGGCACACCCACAAGCCAAGACCAGTTCCTTTTTCACCCTTGCTCGTGACAAAGGGATCCATCAAACGGCCTCGTACTTCTTCGGGAATTCCAGCACCCGTATCGCAGATAAGCACACGCGCGCCGTCGCGGCCGAGGCCCTCCGACTTGCGCGCTGCCCGAGTCCTGATCGTCAGTCGTCCAGTGCCAGGCATTGCATCCAGGGCATTGCCAACCAGGTTTGAAAAAACCTGGCGGAGTTCGCCAGGAAACGCGAGGACGGAGACTGAAGGCTGATAATTTTTCACAACGACAACGCCTTGTCGCCGGATGCGAGCCGCGAAAAGCGTGAGTACATTGTCGATCACTTCTGCGAGGTCGACCTCTACCGGTTGCCGCGATTCGCGGCTGAACGTGAGCATCTGTTCGGAAATGTTGCTGACGCGCTCCAGTTCCTCGCGAGCCAGCCGAACATAGGTTTTCGAAGCCTCATCAAGGGTTCCGTGCTCCAGCAGGTAAAGAATGTTGCCCAGCGAATCGAGCGGGTTATGAATCTCGTGAGCAACGCTCGCAGCGAGACGACCGATGCTGGCCATCTTCTCTGCCGATTGAAGAGTGCGTTCCGACTGGCGATGTTCGGTTTCGTCGCGCAACACGATCACTACGCCCGTCAGAGCATGACTTTCATCCCGCATCGGCGACGCCGCGACAAAAACTGGAACGCGGCTGTCATCGTGACGCAGCAACAGGCTGTGCGCCGATGAAGTAACGCGGGCCTGAGTAACTACGACACTTTGAAACGGGTCCGAAAGCGGCTCGCCGGTGTATTCGTCGATGACGTGAACTGTTTCTGATACCGGTGCGAGGTTTAGTTCCGACTGGCTGCGATTCAAAAGCGCCTGCGCGACATTATTCGAGAAGACAATTCGTCCGCGGAGGTCGGCGGCGATCACTCCGTCATCGATGCTGGTGAGAACGCCCTCGAGCCAGCTCTGACTTTGCTGAAGCTCTTCGCCACGCTCGTAAGCCGTCACCAAAGTCCGGTTGAAAGTGCGGGCAAGCGTGGAAAGCTCGCGCCGCGAGAAGGTGGCGATGACGAATCCAACCGCAACGCAAAGGACTGTCGCCATGATGAAGAGCGTGGTGACGGTGCGCTGAACTCCCCTGACCCGGTTTTGAAACCGGCCTTCTTCGATCGTGAGGATCTGGTCGCGCTCATGCCGGATTTCGTCCATGAGAGTTTTCCCCTCGAGGTTGAAATCCGAATCGGTCACCGGTCCTGAAACCCTGCGGATCACAATCATCCTCTCGGCGTAGTTTTGCCACGCTTCGAAGTTCCTCTGCATGGCGACCTGAGCCTGTGTCTGTCGCGGATCGTCGCGCACGAGTTCAGCCAACTGGTCGAAGGCTGGCTGAACCTGTGGCAGAGACGTGCGGTAAGGCTGGAGAAAGGATTCGCTGCCCGTGAGAAGGTATCCCCGCAGCCCGGTCTCCATGTCGAGGATGAGCCTCATGACGGAACGAGCGCGGGTCTGAACGTCGTAGCTGTGCTGGGCATTCAGCAGGGCACCGCGGAGGAACCATGCCTGAATAACGAAAGCGGCCCCTAGCAAGGCCGCGAGGACCAGCGGGACGATGAAAGCGAGACGAAGATGGTGTCGAAACTCTCTGACCTGTGTCTGCATGCGGTAGCTTGGGCGCTATTGAGGCTGCCGGTGCTTGGGTTTCGTGGACTTAGATGTAAATTCCTGAAAATTGGAGGGTTGGACGGCTAATGATTGAGAATCAGGCACTTAGGAACGGAAGGATAGGACCGAACGCCGGAGGTAGCCGTACGTCCTTAGTGTTTCCTCAGGGGATATTTAGAACTAAATGCGTTAACACCACTGCATATAGTGGCATTCAGAGTAGCTGGATACAAAAGATGGGCACGTACATGTACTTTAGTGCCGAAAACTGAGGGGCAGAAACCGGAAACTAACCCAAAACTCCGGAAGTTGTCCTTGACACCGCCCATATTAACCCTGATATAACCAGCACGCTCGCAGTTCCCCCCCGAGACTCGCAGAG
This window contains:
- a CDS encoding CHASE3 domain-containing protein — translated: MQTQVREFRHHLRLAFIVPLVLAALLGAAFVIQAWFLRGALLNAQHSYDVQTRARSVMRLILDMETGLRGYLLTGSESFLQPYRTSLPQVQPAFDQLAELVRDDPRQTQAQVAMQRNFEAWQNYAERMIVIRRVSGPVTDSDFNLEGKTLMDEIRHERDQILTIEEGRFQNRVRGVQRTVTTLFIMATVLCVAVGFVIATFSRRELSTLARTFNRTLVTAYERGEELQQSQSWLEGVLTSIDDGVIAADLRGRIVFSNNVAQALLNRSQSELNLAPVSETVHVIDEYTGEPLSDPFQSVVVTQARVTSSAHSLLLRHDDSRVPVFVAASPMRDESHALTGVVIVLRDETEHRQSERTLQSAEKMASIGRLAASVAHEIHNPLDSLGNILYLLEHGTLDEASKTYVRLAREELERVSNISEQMLTFSRESRQPVEVDLAEVIDNVLTLFAARIRRQGVVVVKNYQPSVSVLAFPGELRQVFSNLVGNALDAMPGTGRLTIRTRAARKSEGLGRDGARVLICDTGAGIPEEVRGRLMDPFVTSKGEKGTGLGLWVCRGIVEKYRGTLTYRTSTSPGRSGTCFSVFFPTTAQKAPVELDRRKAS